In Chryseobacterium oranimense, a single window of DNA contains:
- a CDS encoding ROK family protein gives MQNIVGIDIGGSHITMAQVDPEKREIISSTYVREHVDSFGTRETIFSAWDSAIEKVIHDLVRNELLIGIAMPGPFDYENGISLMQQGKFIDIYKVNIKDELAQRLSVSPDQIHFVNDAGAFLEGEVFGGCVQEYNKIFGVTLGTGLGTAFYNGETASDEDLWDSPFKDSICEDYLATRWFVNQYAALTGKKISGTKDLLDEPEDIQTQIFNEYADSFAGFIIKYVKDYNPEVLVIGGNIAKVYPYFKKRLNQHLEEHKINLPIKISAIFEDAAILGAAGYALKKARINLTK, from the coding sequence ATGCAGAATATAGTAGGAATAGACATCGGCGGTTCGCACATTACCATGGCACAGGTTGACCCTGAAAAACGTGAAATCATCAGTTCTACTTATGTAAGAGAACATGTTGATTCCTTCGGGACGCGCGAAACCATTTTTTCTGCCTGGGACTCAGCCATCGAAAAGGTGATCCATGATCTTGTCAGAAACGAGCTTCTGATCGGTATAGCCATGCCCGGTCCTTTTGATTATGAAAATGGAATATCGCTGATGCAGCAGGGAAAATTTATTGATATCTATAAGGTCAATATCAAAGACGAACTAGCCCAAAGGCTTTCCGTTTCCCCGGATCAGATTCATTTTGTAAATGATGCCGGAGCCTTCCTTGAAGGAGAAGTTTTTGGCGGTTGTGTACAGGAATATAATAAGATTTTTGGAGTAACCCTCGGGACAGGTCTCGGAACAGCCTTCTATAATGGAGAAACAGCTTCAGATGAAGATTTATGGGATTCGCCTTTCAAAGATTCCATCTGTGAAGATTATCTGGCAACACGCTGGTTTGTCAATCAGTATGCAGCCTTAACCGGTAAGAAAATTTCCGGTACCAAAGACCTGCTGGACGAGCCGGAAGATATACAGACTCAGATATTTAACGAGTATGCAGATTCCTTTGCCGGGTTCATTATAAAATATGTAAAGGACTATAACCCAGAAGTGCTGGTCATAGGCGGAAATATCGCAAAAGTGTATCCTTACTTTAAAAAGAGGTTAAATCAGCATTTGGAAGAGCATAAAATCAATCTTCCTATTAAAATTTCTGCTATTTTTGAAGATGCGGCCATTCTTGGTGCAGCAGGATATGCTTTGAAGAAAGCCAGGATCAATTTAACAAAATGA